In Polyangium spumosum, a genomic segment contains:
- a CDS encoding neprosin family prolyl endopeptidase has product MKGVSIVLIAHILSGCVIRFGPLDEDGDGTSVNDERPTLPTPKPPGGGTPAPSEEEPVLDDAAQARQAEVDEYIRDTIYDGATIVDSFMLPSGDVVDFLDRNTLPAVPYEPPVLPFSQADLTLPPGVELGKSELEQIPQLLALAETATPMHRPTFWPYVLGETDATSLQDYLDRHQLGGEPGGSEHLHAGISVDVPNRGVGGFVNQFRPEVQPGSFSLIEFAVGCPAKGIPQEMVGVAISIDKVNGFGKNNTTLTDNHARLHVEYAITNPSTGKLEYTWDHKDGKFKPNKLPHLHYPGEKVDVSEIGGKQVEHLLAIYQDLMGNWWIAYQGHILGHYPADLFKSLNSQACRADWYGEVARFKPKAPTPWPATEMGSGKFPNINDLSNTAYVRNPAFVESFGLVAPAYSMVLDSLTEQASCYNHSEPQDGTLLGDRLLYLGGQGGKAQGCVWP; this is encoded by the coding sequence TTGAAGGGGGTCTCGATTGTCTTGATCGCGCACATCCTCAGCGGTTGCGTGATTCGCTTCGGTCCTCTGGACGAGGACGGGGACGGGACGAGCGTGAACGACGAGCGCCCCACGCTGCCGACGCCGAAGCCACCCGGCGGCGGCACGCCTGCGCCGAGCGAGGAGGAGCCAGTGCTCGACGACGCCGCGCAGGCGCGACAGGCCGAGGTGGACGAGTACATTCGAGACACGATTTACGATGGCGCCACGATCGTCGATTCGTTCATGCTCCCATCGGGGGATGTGGTCGACTTTCTCGATCGGAATACGCTCCCGGCCGTTCCGTACGAGCCTCCGGTGCTGCCATTCTCCCAGGCGGACCTGACCCTGCCGCCTGGCGTCGAGCTCGGCAAGAGTGAGCTCGAGCAGATCCCTCAGCTTTTGGCTCTCGCAGAGACGGCCACACCCATGCACAGGCCGACGTTCTGGCCCTATGTCCTGGGCGAGACGGACGCGACGTCGCTCCAGGACTACCTCGACCGTCATCAGCTCGGCGGGGAGCCCGGGGGCAGCGAGCATCTCCATGCCGGCATCTCCGTCGACGTGCCGAATCGCGGCGTAGGCGGTTTCGTGAACCAGTTTCGTCCGGAGGTGCAGCCGGGCAGCTTCAGCCTCATCGAGTTCGCCGTCGGCTGCCCGGCCAAAGGCATACCGCAGGAAATGGTCGGCGTGGCCATCTCCATCGACAAGGTGAACGGTTTTGGCAAGAACAATACGACGCTCACGGACAACCACGCGCGGCTGCACGTCGAATATGCCATAACGAACCCGAGCACCGGGAAACTCGAGTACACGTGGGACCACAAGGATGGAAAGTTCAAACCGAACAAGTTGCCCCATCTTCATTATCCCGGGGAAAAAGTGGATGTCTCGGAGATCGGCGGGAAGCAGGTCGAGCATCTCCTCGCTATCTACCAGGATTTGATGGGCAACTGGTGGATCGCATACCAGGGGCACATCCTGGGGCATTATCCGGCGGATTTGTTCAAATCGCTCAACAGCCAGGCGTGCCGAGCGGACTGGTACGGCGAAGTCGCCCGGTTCAAGCCGAAGGCGCCCACGCCCTGGCCCGCGACCGAGATGGGCAGCGGGAAGTTTCCGAACATCAACGACCTTTCCAACACGGCCTACGTGCGCAATCCCGCATTCGTCGAATCGTTCGGGCTCGTCGCCCCTGCGTACAGCATGGTGCTCGACTCGCTGACGGAACAGGCGTCGTGCTACAACCACTCGGAACCCCAGGACGGTACCTTGCTGGGAGATCGCCTCCTCTATCTCGGAGGCCAAGGCGGCAAGGCCCAAGGGTGCGTATGGCCATGA
- the uvrC gene encoding excinuclease ABC subunit UvrC — translation MSDDARAPEPETETDPVLAKLDTLPVKPGCYLFYDKTGAAIYVGKAKSLRSRVRSYFQEGGSDSRYFIPILRKIVRDLETVVTSTEKEAAVLENELIKKHKPRFNVKLRDDKDFLCLRIDTKSAWPRLETVRRPSPDGARYFGPFHSATSARRTLHLVNKHWKLRTCTDLDMASRRRPCLQFQIKRCPAPCVYEIDRDEYAEQVRSVSLFLEGRHDELTGELERRMKEAARSMEFERAAIYRDQLKAVESARESQRVVSVKDVDQDVVGLYREGSIAEVELIKVRSGRVADTVSFSLRGVELPDEEILGNFLAQYYGDEAEVPVDVIPDEILLPVLPDGAEGVSEWLGDRRGRKVALVVPQRGPRVELLAMARENAEHAFKEKQRASDDIEARLDDLRERLRLPSLPHHIECCDISHLGGGDTVGSIVALKDGQPDRKHYRSFRVRTKTEGDDYLAMYEVLARRFRRGKTAKEAKEAEVIAEEEAEAGVEAEAPPSSGKKAETDWDLPDLFVVDGGRGQLGVALSAARDLGLHDLPIVGLAKERESVIGEKMVDRVYLPGQKNGILLRPGSSSLFFLARARDEAHRFANHIREKLGKARRLRSEIEDIPGLGDAVRKALLRELGSMAALRAATDAQILAVTGVTKRHLTAIRKVIAGPGVEAGAEGNAPPPEERKDEA, via the coding sequence GTGTCCGACGACGCCCGAGCTCCCGAGCCCGAGACCGAGACCGATCCGGTCCTCGCGAAGCTCGACACGCTCCCGGTAAAGCCCGGCTGCTACCTCTTCTACGACAAGACTGGCGCGGCGATTTACGTGGGCAAGGCGAAGAGCCTTCGCTCGCGCGTGCGCAGCTACTTCCAGGAGGGCGGCAGCGATTCGCGGTACTTCATCCCGATCCTGCGCAAGATCGTGCGCGACCTCGAGACGGTCGTCACGTCGACGGAGAAGGAAGCGGCCGTCCTCGAGAACGAGCTCATCAAGAAGCACAAGCCGCGCTTCAACGTGAAGCTCCGGGACGACAAGGACTTCCTCTGCCTTCGTATCGACACGAAGAGCGCGTGGCCACGCCTCGAGACCGTGCGCCGCCCCTCGCCCGACGGCGCGCGTTACTTCGGCCCCTTCCACTCGGCGACGAGCGCGCGCCGCACGCTGCACCTCGTCAACAAACACTGGAAGCTCCGCACCTGCACCGACCTCGACATGGCCTCGCGCCGCCGGCCGTGCTTGCAGTTCCAGATCAAGCGTTGCCCGGCGCCTTGTGTTTACGAGATCGATCGCGACGAGTACGCCGAGCAGGTCCGCTCCGTCTCGCTTTTCCTCGAGGGCCGTCACGACGAGCTCACGGGCGAGCTCGAGCGCCGCATGAAGGAGGCCGCGCGGTCCATGGAGTTCGAGCGCGCGGCGATCTACCGCGACCAGCTCAAGGCCGTGGAGAGCGCGCGGGAATCGCAACGTGTCGTCTCCGTGAAGGACGTCGATCAGGACGTCGTTGGCCTTTACCGTGAGGGCTCGATCGCCGAGGTCGAGCTCATCAAGGTGCGCAGCGGCCGCGTCGCCGACACCGTCTCGTTCTCCTTGCGTGGCGTCGAGCTGCCGGACGAGGAGATCCTCGGCAATTTCCTCGCGCAATATTACGGCGACGAGGCCGAGGTCCCGGTCGACGTCATCCCGGACGAGATCCTCCTGCCGGTCCTGCCGGACGGCGCCGAGGGTGTGAGCGAGTGGCTCGGCGATCGGCGTGGGCGCAAGGTCGCGCTCGTCGTGCCGCAGCGGGGCCCTCGCGTCGAGCTGCTCGCGATGGCGCGCGAGAATGCCGAGCACGCCTTCAAGGAGAAACAACGCGCCTCGGACGACATCGAAGCGCGGCTCGACGACCTGCGCGAGCGACTGCGTTTGCCCTCGCTCCCGCACCACATCGAGTGTTGCGACATCTCGCACCTCGGCGGCGGCGACACGGTGGGCTCGATCGTCGCATTGAAGGACGGCCAGCCCGACCGCAAGCATTACCGCAGCTTCCGGGTGCGCACGAAGACCGAGGGTGACGATTACCTCGCGATGTACGAGGTCCTCGCCCGCCGCTTCCGGCGCGGCAAGACGGCGAAGGAGGCCAAGGAGGCCGAGGTCATCGCGGAGGAGGAAGCGGAGGCGGGAGTGGAGGCGGAGGCGCCGCCGTCGTCGGGCAAAAAAGCCGAGACCGACTGGGATTTGCCGGACCTCTTCGTGGTGGACGGCGGCCGTGGCCAGCTTGGCGTGGCGCTCTCGGCGGCGCGGGACCTCGGCTTGCACGATTTGCCGATCGTGGGCCTGGCGAAGGAGCGGGAGAGCGTGATCGGCGAGAAGATGGTCGACCGCGTGTATTTGCCCGGGCAAAAGAATGGCATCTTGCTGCGTCCCGGGAGCTCGTCCTTGTTTTTCCTGGCGCGCGCCCGCGACGAGGCGCACCGATTCGCGAACCACATCCGCGAAAAGCTCGGCAAAGCGCGGCGGCTGCGGTCGGAGATCGAGGACATCCCGGGGCTCGGGGACGCGGTGCGGAAGGCGCTCTTGCGGGAGCTAGGCTCGATGGCGGCGCTGCGGGCGGCGACGGACGCGCAGATCCTGGCGGTCACGGGGGTGACGAAGCGGCATTTGACGGCGATCCGGAAGGTGATTGCGGGGCCGGGGGTGGAGGCGGGGGCGGAAGGAAACGCGCCTCCTCCGGAAGAGCGCAAGGACGAAGCTTAA
- a CDS encoding S1C family serine protease, translating to MATPKPTPKPAPRPTSSEPSTGFRVALILLKIVAIVGGFVATWISLMAAVGMMTENGYARALIALAVTVLVPLGIADRLLPEGNTKGAGSIVTDVLAIFLLVVGLAFTGAAKFTGSLYVREGDRLAAAGHEHLAQVAYLLGGVRPTFPEPTPAPAVDAAVDAGVDAEATVDAAAAEAPADAGAVAPAVVDADAAVDASAPADAGAMGKAEKTPAELFRELSPSVVTIFVEKGAGRGGGTGFLIDEVGVVVTNHHVIEGAKSGWIKFANNAVYPDIEVLVDNAEVDLALLGIDLKKPREGDKVPDAKPLELGDSEKIVVGERAIAIGNPLGLEHTLTDGLVSARRLHEGRQWIQISVPISPGNSGGPLFNMRGEVIGINTAQYGGALAGAQNLNMAVPVNELKRLIKSTYAARRKLGAPNASSSQW from the coding sequence ATGGCAACCCCCAAACCCACGCCCAAGCCAGCACCCAGGCCCACGTCGAGCGAGCCCTCGACAGGCTTCCGCGTCGCCCTGATCCTCCTGAAGATCGTGGCGATCGTCGGGGGGTTCGTCGCGACATGGATCTCGCTCATGGCCGCCGTCGGCATGATGACCGAGAACGGCTACGCGCGGGCGCTCATCGCGCTCGCCGTGACGGTGCTCGTGCCGCTGGGGATCGCCGACAGGCTGCTGCCCGAGGGCAACACGAAGGGCGCAGGTAGCATCGTCACGGACGTGCTCGCGATCTTCCTGCTCGTCGTCGGGCTCGCGTTCACGGGCGCCGCGAAGTTCACGGGGTCGCTCTACGTGCGTGAAGGCGACAGGCTCGCCGCCGCAGGTCACGAGCACCTCGCCCAGGTCGCATACCTGCTCGGCGGCGTGCGCCCCACGTTCCCGGAGCCCACGCCCGCGCCTGCCGTCGACGCGGCCGTCGATGCAGGCGTCGACGCAGAGGCCACCGTCGACGCAGCCGCCGCCGAAGCGCCGGCCGACGCAGGCGCGGTGGCGCCCGCGGTCGTGGACGCCGACGCAGCCGTCGACGCGAGCGCGCCGGCCGACGCAGGCGCGATGGGCAAGGCCGAGAAGACGCCCGCCGAGCTCTTCCGCGAGCTCTCGCCGTCGGTCGTGACGATCTTCGTGGAGAAGGGCGCAGGCCGCGGCGGCGGGACGGGGTTCCTCATCGACGAGGTCGGGGTGGTCGTGACGAACCACCACGTGATCGAGGGCGCGAAGTCGGGGTGGATCAAGTTCGCCAACAACGCGGTGTACCCCGACATCGAGGTGCTCGTGGACAACGCCGAGGTCGACCTCGCGTTGCTCGGGATCGACCTGAAGAAGCCACGCGAGGGCGACAAGGTGCCGGACGCGAAGCCACTCGAGCTCGGCGACTCGGAGAAGATCGTGGTGGGCGAGCGAGCGATCGCGATCGGCAACCCGCTCGGGCTCGAGCACACGCTGACCGACGGGCTGGTCTCGGCGCGGCGGCTCCACGAAGGGAGGCAGTGGATCCAGATCTCGGTGCCGATCTCGCCAGGAAACTCGGGCGGGCCGCTGTTCAACATGCGCGGCGAGGTGATCGGGATCAACACGGCCCAGTACGGCGGGGCGCTGGCCGGCGCGCAGAACCTGAACATGGCCGTGCCGGTGAACGAGCTGAAGCGCCTGATCAAGTCGACGTACGCCGCGCGGCGCAAGCTCGGCGCTCCGAACGCCTCCTCCAGCCAGTGGTGA
- a CDS encoding D-Ala-D-Ala carboxypeptidase family metallohydrolase yields MSEGDVPIPLPRPRPERPEDQLQNANQAASQMPASEAGACTGDCPQGFKLEYKSRYTEQGQTDTTPNRYTKEVWVPAKEFIFLIGQDRKISVRTNPPQADAEWEVKPIGSHSGTPTPNKGKGAEFTFVPKVTASQRPVQGSKTRNQPVGYEITVKLTSGRSATLTEKIEQDVRDIIRQEYVDYRSLPAKKTSLHVPYRDQIVTAPRQEFLNNNNYAADRVVLNSGMLELLEAVEAEYGETVTVNSSWRCPQRNKAVGGVPNSNHQHGGAIDMKPNGYTAGTQAGRIAMLNLYRAALRAKDNAGGRMVLLERNSKALHTGNTDLPQPNAANPDKNSDGLRDNDAASITKLNNASHVHIDKEPPGGGNDD; encoded by the coding sequence ATGAGTGAAGGCGATGTGCCGATCCCGCTCCCGCGGCCGCGGCCGGAGCGGCCGGAGGATCAGCTCCAGAACGCGAACCAGGCCGCCTCGCAGATGCCGGCGTCCGAGGCCGGCGCGTGCACCGGGGATTGCCCGCAGGGCTTCAAGCTCGAATACAAGAGCCGCTACACGGAGCAGGGGCAGACGGACACGACGCCGAACCGGTACACGAAAGAGGTATGGGTGCCGGCGAAGGAGTTCATCTTCCTCATCGGGCAGGATCGAAAGATCTCGGTCCGGACGAACCCGCCGCAGGCCGACGCGGAGTGGGAGGTGAAGCCGATCGGGAGCCACAGCGGGACGCCGACGCCGAACAAGGGAAAGGGCGCGGAGTTCACGTTCGTCCCGAAGGTGACGGCGTCGCAGCGGCCCGTGCAAGGGTCGAAGACGCGGAACCAGCCGGTGGGTTACGAGATCACGGTGAAGCTGACGAGCGGGCGGTCGGCGACGCTGACGGAGAAGATCGAGCAGGACGTGCGCGACATCATCCGGCAGGAGTACGTCGATTATCGATCGCTGCCAGCGAAGAAGACGTCGCTGCACGTGCCTTATCGGGACCAGATCGTGACGGCGCCGCGGCAGGAGTTCCTCAACAACAACAACTACGCCGCGGACAGGGTGGTGCTGAACTCCGGAATGCTCGAGCTCCTGGAGGCCGTCGAGGCGGAGTACGGGGAGACGGTGACCGTGAACAGCTCCTGGCGGTGCCCGCAACGCAACAAGGCGGTCGGGGGCGTGCCGAACTCGAACCACCAGCACGGCGGCGCGATCGACATGAAGCCCAACGGGTACACCGCGGGGACGCAGGCAGGCCGGATCGCAATGCTGAACCTCTACCGGGCGGCCTTGCGGGCGAAAGACAACGCCGGCGGTCGAATGGTGCTGCTCGAGAGGAACTCGAAGGCGCTGCACACGGGCAATACGGATCTGCCGCAGCCGAACGCAGCGAACCCGGACAAGAACAGCGACGGGCTCCGGGACAACGACGCGGCGTCGATCACGAAGCTGAACAACGCGTCGCACGTGCACATCGACAAGGAGCCGCCGGGCGGCGGGAATGACGATTAG
- the ycaC gene encoding isochorismate family cysteine hydrolase YcaC, translated as MSKPYTRLDKNNAAVLLVDHQAGLLSLVRDFDPDKFKNNVLALADLAKYFKLPTILTTSFEEGPNGPLVPELKQTFPDAPFIARPGQINAWDNEDFVAAVKATGKKQLILAGVVTEVCVAFPALSAIAEGYEVFVVTDASGTFNEVTRDAAWNRMAAAGAQLMTWFGVACELHRDWRNDVEGLAALFSNHIPDYRNLITAYTTLKASK; from the coding sequence ATGAGCAAGCCGTATACCCGCCTCGACAAGAACAACGCCGCCGTCCTGCTCGTCGACCACCAGGCCGGCCTTCTGTCGCTCGTCCGCGATTTCGATCCGGACAAGTTCAAGAACAACGTGCTGGCGCTCGCCGACCTGGCGAAATATTTCAAATTGCCGACGATCTTGACGACGAGCTTCGAGGAGGGACCAAACGGCCCGCTCGTGCCGGAGCTGAAGCAGACCTTCCCCGACGCGCCGTTCATCGCGCGGCCGGGGCAGATCAACGCCTGGGACAACGAGGACTTCGTCGCGGCCGTCAAGGCGACGGGGAAGAAGCAGCTCATCCTCGCGGGCGTCGTCACCGAGGTCTGCGTGGCATTCCCGGCGCTCTCGGCGATCGCGGAAGGTTATGAGGTCTTCGTCGTCACGGACGCCTCGGGCACGTTCAACGAGGTGACCCGAGACGCCGCGTGGAATCGTATGGCCGCCGCCGGCGCGCAGCTCATGACCTGGTTCGGCGTGGCCTGCGAGCTGCACCGCGATTGGCGCAACGACGTGGAGGGCCTCGCCGCCCTGTTCTCGAACCACATCCCGGATTACCGGAACCTGATCACCGCCTACACGACGCTCAAAGCGAGCAAGTAA
- a CDS encoding M23 family metallopeptidase: MSSLWLRGSWVLVCSSALFLAGCGADGSVVWPVSAETGGDFPLSSTFGPRVRTDDDVYDFHRGIDIAVPEGTDVHAIAAGRVTEVQENTSAGGMMVKVDHGDYYSTYIHCSSVEVDVGDSVDPGDVIALSGKATNGFAHLHFEIRKPGDDRKDCVHPLDVLPYADKGAPTLEIGKVDMTNPLEPRITITTRVPAGELDLRSVSVATFEADAGAVLSGLRPLSERVYDIEAWNRAYTAPASDAVVDDPNHEGILVRPQKYNNTMSASEIDFTFTGLVGTVTSGLLRVRAVATDVRGNEIAVESQ; encoded by the coding sequence ATGAGTTCCTTATGGTTGCGGGGTTCTTGGGTCCTCGTATGTTCGAGTGCGCTTTTCCTCGCCGGGTGTGGCGCTGATGGATCGGTCGTCTGGCCGGTCAGCGCCGAGACCGGGGGCGATTTTCCGCTCTCCTCCACGTTCGGCCCTCGTGTCCGCACGGACGACGACGTCTACGACTTTCATCGTGGCATCGACATCGCCGTGCCCGAGGGGACCGACGTCCACGCCATCGCCGCGGGCAGGGTGACCGAGGTTCAGGAGAACACGAGCGCCGGCGGCATGATGGTCAAGGTCGATCACGGCGACTACTACAGCACCTACATTCATTGCTCCTCGGTCGAGGTCGACGTCGGGGACAGCGTCGACCCCGGCGACGTCATCGCCCTCAGCGGCAAGGCCACGAATGGCTTTGCGCACCTGCACTTCGAGATTCGCAAGCCCGGCGACGACCGGAAGGACTGCGTCCACCCGCTCGACGTCCTGCCTTACGCCGACAAGGGCGCGCCGACGCTGGAGATCGGCAAGGTGGACATGACGAACCCCCTCGAGCCCCGGATCACGATCACGACCCGCGTGCCTGCCGGCGAGCTCGATTTGCGCAGCGTCTCGGTCGCCACCTTCGAGGCCGACGCCGGGGCCGTCCTTTCGGGCCTCAGGCCCCTCTCGGAGCGGGTCTACGACATCGAGGCGTGGAACCGCGCCTATACCGCGCCCGCGTCCGACGCCGTCGTCGACGACCCGAACCACGAGGGCATCCTCGTGCGCCCGCAAAAATACAACAATACGATGTCCGCGTCCGAGATCGATTTCACGTTCACGGGCCTCGTCGGCACCGTCACGAGCGGCCTCCTCCGCGTCCGGGCCGTGGCCACGGACGTGAGGGGCAACGAGATCGCCGTCGAATCGCAGTGA
- a CDS encoding TIGR02266 family protein: protein MSDRRSTGGRAAIELNVEYKRLNTFFADYTRNISKGGTFIRTDRPLDVNTEFVFALSIKNLAEPLRLRGRVKWIVRPVDATPDSPAGMGIEFQYNDDKERRETEAIVERLMANELGEELAGKLLGHKPNM from the coding sequence GTGAGCGACCGGCGAAGTACCGGAGGCCGCGCGGCCATCGAGCTGAACGTCGAGTACAAGCGGCTCAACACGTTCTTCGCCGACTACACGCGCAACATCTCGAAGGGCGGCACGTTCATCCGCACCGACCGGCCCCTCGACGTGAACACCGAGTTCGTCTTCGCGCTCAGCATCAAGAACCTCGCCGAGCCCCTCCGCCTGCGCGGCCGGGTCAAGTGGATCGTGCGCCCCGTCGACGCGACGCCCGACTCTCCCGCCGGCATGGGCATCGAGTTCCAGTACAACGACGACAAAGAGCGGCGCGAGACCGAGGCCATCGTCGAGCGGCTCATGGCGAACGAGCTCGGTGAAGAGCTCGCCGGCAAGCTGCTCGGACACAAGCCGAACATGTAG
- a CDS encoding class I adenylate-forming enzyme family protein, whose protein sequence is MHWKERLEALEQAAKDVVFGARTVGRVAIQTKMTSHVRWAGLEAAAREVLRGGKATPPLLFHFMAHNDPDTVGLVGLHALPSGRLVEERAYSFSEMNERVTRIAAGLAERGVRPGDRIALMIKNRPEFVLLQIAAGKLGCGAVSCSYRSTPSELEYVVTHSGARALIFDADVAEVARVVAPKLARVEDRLFSVGGAVEPFATLEALVASAKGAPPKGGEEPAVVMYTSGTTGKPKGAVRQFARGLTAAALAFIGETPMEVGEVHLAVCPLYHATAFGFITMSYIVNSTVIVLREFRPESFLEAIERYRVTTTAVVPTMLHRIVELGEEKIRRYDTSSLKAIFTGGAALSIPLANEVLRLFGDKLFNFYGATETGVVTLAKPADMRAAPGTIGRVIPGAEVRLYDEAGRICGPGEVGELYARSGQLFSGYHDDDAGTQEARREGFFSVGDLARRDERGYFFLEGRKRDMIISGGVNVYPAEVEATLHEHPAVADVAIVGVPDEAWGERVRAFVVLKEGASAEAKELDAYCRARLSGAKVPREFVFLPSLPRNPTGKVLKRELRSMAV, encoded by the coding sequence ATGCACTGGAAGGAGAGGCTCGAGGCGCTCGAGCAGGCCGCCAAGGACGTGGTGTTCGGGGCGCGTACGGTGGGCCGCGTCGCGATCCAGACCAAGATGACGAGTCACGTCCGCTGGGCCGGGCTCGAGGCCGCCGCGCGTGAGGTTTTACGAGGCGGGAAGGCGACGCCTCCGCTGCTCTTCCACTTCATGGCGCACAACGATCCCGACACCGTGGGCCTCGTCGGGCTGCACGCGCTGCCGAGCGGCAGGCTCGTGGAGGAAAGGGCCTACTCGTTCTCCGAGATGAACGAGCGCGTGACGCGTATCGCCGCGGGCCTCGCCGAGCGGGGCGTCCGGCCCGGCGACAGGATCGCGCTGATGATCAAGAACCGGCCGGAGTTCGTGCTGCTCCAGATCGCCGCCGGCAAGCTCGGCTGCGGCGCCGTGAGCTGTTCGTACCGGTCGACGCCGAGCGAGCTCGAGTACGTGGTGACGCACTCGGGGGCACGCGCGCTCATCTTCGACGCGGACGTCGCCGAGGTCGCGCGCGTGGTCGCGCCGAAGCTCGCGCGTGTCGAGGATCGACTCTTCTCCGTCGGCGGCGCGGTCGAGCCGTTCGCGACGCTCGAGGCGCTCGTCGCGTCGGCGAAGGGCGCGCCGCCGAAGGGCGGAGAGGAGCCCGCGGTCGTGATGTACACCTCGGGCACGACGGGCAAACCGAAGGGCGCGGTGCGGCAGTTCGCGCGGGGATTGACGGCGGCGGCGCTCGCGTTCATCGGGGAGACGCCGATGGAAGTGGGCGAGGTGCACCTCGCGGTGTGCCCGCTCTATCACGCGACGGCGTTCGGGTTCATCACGATGTCGTACATCGTGAACAGCACGGTGATCGTGCTGCGCGAGTTCCGGCCCGAGTCGTTCCTCGAGGCGATCGAGCGCTACCGCGTGACCACGACCGCCGTGGTGCCGACGATGCTGCACCGGATCGTGGAGCTCGGGGAGGAGAAGATCCGGCGTTACGACACGTCGTCGCTGAAGGCGATCTTCACGGGCGGCGCTGCGCTGTCGATCCCGCTGGCGAACGAGGTGCTGCGTCTGTTCGGGGACAAACTGTTCAACTTCTACGGCGCGACGGAGACGGGCGTGGTGACGCTGGCCAAGCCCGCGGATATGCGGGCGGCGCCGGGCACGATCGGCCGCGTGATCCCGGGCGCGGAGGTGCGGCTCTACGACGAGGCGGGGCGGATCTGCGGGCCGGGGGAGGTGGGCGAGCTCTACGCGCGGAGCGGGCAGCTCTTCTCGGGGTATCACGACGACGACGCGGGCACGCAGGAGGCGAGGCGCGAGGGGTTCTTCTCGGTCGGCGACCTCGCGCGGAGGGACGAGCGCGGCTACTTCTTCCTCGAAGGTCGCAAGCGCGACATGATCATCTCGGGCGGCGTGAACGTGTACCCGGCCGAGGTGGAGGCCACGCTGCACGAGCACCCGGCGGTCGCGGACGTCGCGATCGTGGGCGTGCCGGACGAAGCGTGGGGCGAGCGGGTGCGCGCGTTCGTGGTGCTGAAGGAGGGCGCGAGCGCGGAGGCGAAGGAGCTCGATGCGTACTGCCGCGCGCGGCTCTCGGGCGCGAAGGTGCCGCGCGAGTTCGTGTTTCTTCCGTCCTTGCCGCGCAACCCGACGGGCAAGGTGCTCAAGCGCGAGCTGCGCAGCATGGCCGTGTGA
- a CDS encoding ATP-grasp domain-containing protein yields the protein MVLRVGLLVGRERSFPDALIAEVARRDAGVVVSYAELDITSIDRPPAYDVLVDRISHEVTCYQPVLKLAALHGTRVVNNPFWRIADDKLFGTALAARLGVRVPKTVVLPSKSYVEGVSSETLCNLRFPLDWQGAARELGFPMFIKPHWGGGFRDVYRVSSLEELWRAYDRTGTLTMIAQEAIPWSQYVRCIVIGKEHVLPALWDPRLGHFDRYVRASETMPPLEPALLARCVEDARTLCGALGYDMNTVELAIRDGVPYAIDFMNSAPDFDITSLGPEHFKWTVEKMADLVIKLAHEGPPKPAMSFKDVMR from the coding sequence ATGGTCCTCCGCGTTGGCCTGCTCGTCGGACGTGAGCGCTCCTTTCCCGATGCCCTGATCGCCGAGGTCGCGCGCCGCGACGCCGGCGTCGTCGTGAGTTACGCCGAGCTCGACATCACGTCGATCGATCGGCCGCCGGCCTACGACGTGCTCGTCGATCGCATCTCGCACGAGGTGACGTGTTACCAGCCCGTGCTGAAGCTCGCGGCGCTGCACGGCACGCGCGTGGTGAACAACCCGTTCTGGCGGATCGCCGACGACAAACTCTTCGGCACGGCGCTCGCGGCGCGGCTCGGGGTGCGGGTGCCGAAGACCGTGGTCTTGCCGTCGAAGTCGTACGTCGAGGGGGTGTCGAGCGAGACGCTCTGCAACCTGCGTTTCCCGCTCGACTGGCAAGGTGCGGCGCGCGAGCTCGGCTTCCCGATGTTCATCAAGCCGCACTGGGGCGGAGGGTTCCGCGACGTGTACCGCGTGAGCTCGCTCGAGGAGCTGTGGCGCGCCTACGACCGGACGGGGACGCTCACGATGATCGCGCAGGAGGCGATCCCGTGGTCGCAGTACGTGCGTTGCATCGTGATCGGCAAGGAGCACGTGCTACCCGCGCTCTGGGATCCGCGGCTCGGGCACTTCGACAGGTACGTGCGGGCGAGCGAGACGATGCCGCCGCTCGAGCCCGCGCTGCTCGCGCGATGCGTGGAGGACGCGCGCACGCTCTGCGGGGCGCTCGGCTACGACATGAACACGGTCGAGCTCGCGATCCGCGACGGCGTGCCGTACGCGATCGACTTCATGAACTCGGCGCCCGACTTCGACATCACGTCGCTCGGGCCCGAGCACTTCAAGTGGACGGTGGAGAAGATGGCCGACCTCGTGATCAAGCTGGCCCACGAGGGGCCGCCGAAGCCGGCGATGAGCTTCAAGGATGTGATGCGGTAG